Proteins from a genomic interval of Fusarium oxysporum Fo47 chromosome I, complete sequence:
- a CDS encoding PLC-like phosphodiesterase: protein MAHLTIRNLTINPIELIEIERFEGQTVRTGNVLSNMTSHISGFIKATDFSSRQTQAKGDPIHKEKASVKVEPFKTKDSGIRAADKNKEVVRLTFKYEDHKYQVDIPSPSNKSSVMKNLDGGKHDLTVVYTPNGAFLAIFSSAQLHRWMHELHDEWPLTLLSIPGTHNSPTCYTALPSVRCQAVDVMEQLKNGVRFLDVRVSVSPDDDELALVHSVFPISLTGTKYFKDMLEDIYKFLDENSSETVIMSIKREGTGKGNDEQLGKYLKHSYVDKRRSRWWTEPKIPTLGGARGRIVIVRRFNLDGEMKKTCWDGRGWGIDAGAWPDNCEDGKVPGGIIRVQDFYEITESQNIEKKIEYCRRQLERAAEQTFALAGMDGHKEGASLPPLFVNFLTASNFFNATCWPERIAAKVNPSVIEYLCMCHGEDGKGPNKLKIGSAGTGVVVTDWVGHKDDWDLIRCIVGMNARLQLKK from the coding sequence ATGGCTCACCTCACCATTCGCAATCTTACTATCAACCCAATCGAGCTCATTGAAATCGAGAGGTTCGAGGGCCAAACTGTGAGAACTGGCAATGTTCTCTCAAATATGACAAGCCATATCAGtggcttcatcaaggctACTGACTTCAGCTCTCGTCAAACCCAGGCCAAGGGCGATCCCATCCACAAGGAAAAAGCCTCTGTCAAAGTTGAGCCcttcaagaccaaggatTCTGGAATCCGAGCCGCCGACAAGAATAAGGAGGTGGTCCGTCTTACCTTCAAATATGAGGATCACAAGTATCAAGTCGACATCCCCAGCCCCTCCAACAAATCTTCTGTCATGAAGAACCTGGACGGAGGCAAACATGATCTCACTGTCGTTTATACCCCCAACGGTGCCTTccttgccatcttctcttctgccCAGCTGCATCGCTGGATGCACGAGCTTCACGACGAATGGCCACTCACCCTGCTTTCGATTCCTGGCACGCACAATTCTCCTACATGCTATACTGCGCTTCCTTCTGTTCGATGTCAAGCAGTTGACGTCATGGAGCAACTCAAAAATGGTGTTCGGTTCCTCGACGTTCGAGTGTCCGTGAGTCctgacgatgatgaacttgCTCTTGTCCACAGCGTGTTTCCCATTTCCTTGACTGGCACCAAGTACTTCAAAGACATGCTCGAGGATATTTACAAGTTCCTCGACGAGAACAGCAGTGAGACTGTCATCATGAGTATCAAGCGCGAAGGTACTGGAAAGGGCAACGACGAACAACTCGGAAAATATCTGAAGCACAGCTACGTCGATAAAAGACGAAGTCGATGGTGGACTGAGCCCAAGATTCCAACTCTGGGTGGTGCCCGTGGTCGCATTGTCATCGTCCGCCGCTTCAACTTGGACGgcgagatgaagaagacatgCTGGGATGGTCGAGGTTGGGGTATTGATGCAGGCGCCTGGCCCGATAACTGTGAGGACGGCAAGGTGCCAGGAGGTATCATCCGTGTCCAAGACTTTTACGAAATTACCGAGAGCCAGaacattgagaagaagattgagtACTGCCGTCGGCAACTCGAACGCGCTGCTGAGCAGACCTTTGCTCTCGCCGGGATGGATGGTCATAAGGAGGGTGCTAGTTTACCCCCCTTGTTCGTCAACTTCCTCACAGCAagcaacttcttcaacgCAACCTGCTGGCCAGAGCGTATTGCCGCCAAGGTCAACCCCTCTGTTATCGAGTACCTCTGCATGTGCCACGGCGAGGATGGCAAGGGGCcaaacaagctcaagatcggTTCTGCAGGTACAGGAGTCGTCGTTACCGACTGGGTAGGCCACAAGGATGATTGGGATTTGATCCGCTGTATTGTTGGAATGAACGCGAGGCTGCAGCTCAAGAAATAA